Proteins encoded in a region of the Watersipora subatra chromosome 5, tzWatSuba1.1, whole genome shotgun sequence genome:
- the LOC137397440 gene encoding uncharacterized protein, with translation MPDNKAMANLPEFDHSTSVESYLERLEIYFAVNKVTGDFRQHLLLMGLKGYQYDTMRDLAAPQKSKDLTYSGLADLVCKHFGTSKRWLVERLSFRGMRQNSGENLNEYVSRLTKTAGQCEFASSLDVSLVEQFLCGMRDTMLRSKLIALEESKLTDISLLLQEANAKVAIEQITLADVKSEMNAVNRNGFSKGQAICGDCGLEQRINHKCPAKGRICFKCGGNSHLAKAPACPNNNIGAVEKAQKLFDYEDDDSLF, from the coding sequence ATGCCGGATAATAAAGCCATGGCTAATTTGCCAGAATTTGACCACTCTACGAGTGTTGAGTCATATTTGGAGCGGTTGGAGATATATTTTGCTGTGAATAAGGTTACGGGAGACTTTCGTCAGCACTTGCTGCTCATGGgcttgaaaggctatcaatacGATACAATGCGAGATCTGGCAGCCCCACAGAAGTCGAAGGATTTGACATACAGTGGCCTAGCTGACCTTGTGTGCAAGCACTTTGGTACGTCAAAGCGCTGGCTGGTGGAACGACTTTCATTCAGAGGGATGAGACAGAATTCGGGTGAGAATCTCAATGAATATGTCAGCCGCTTGACAAAGACAGCTGGGCAATGTGAGTTTGCCAGTAGTCTGGACGTCAGCCTGGTGGAACAATTTCTCTGTGGAATGCGGGACACTATGCTGAGATCTAAGCTGATCGCACTTGAGGAATCAAAGCTAACTGATATTAGTTTGTTATTGCAAGAAGCAAATGCCAAGGTCGCAATAGAGCAGATTACACTTGCAGATGTGAAATCTGAAATGAATGCAGTCAATAGGAATGGTTTCAGCAAGGGACAAGCAATCTGTGGTGATTGTGGTTTAGAGCAACGGATTAACCACAAGTGCCCAGCAAAAGGGCGCATATGTTTTAAATGTGGGGGCAACAGTCATCTAGCAAAAGCCCCTGCCTGCCCAAATAATAACATCGGAGCTGTTGAGAAGGCACAGAAATTATTTGACTACGAGGACGACGATTCCCTGTTTTAA